In Mesorhizobium sp. 113-3-3, a genomic segment contains:
- a CDS encoding L-serine ammonia-lyase, which yields MFLSVFDLFKIGIGPSSSHTMGPMTAARRFLDEVAGDDWPRPTGAKVARIGASLHGSLAYTGIGHGSDRAVILGLAGQTPQTVDPDQADGIISRITADRLISPPGHPSYQFDPATDLVLDRKTPLTGHANGMAFHAYDAGGRLLLKRIYYSIGGGFVVSEEELQRMKAKGSVTTEGKKVPYPFRNAVEMLKMAGKSGLSIAEMKRVNEETQMSRDELDTGLDAIWGAMKSCIDRGLSQDGIMPGGLKVRRRARQLHDKLQEQWQQNRPNPLLANDWLSIYAMAVNEENAAGGRVVTAPTNGAAGTLPAVLRYWLHFHPEADQPSIRDFLLTAAAVGGIIKTNASISGAEVGCQGEVGSASAMAAAGLCAVMGGTPEQVENAAEIALEHHLGMTCDPVGGLVQVPCIERNALGAVKAVTAASLAIKGDGVHFVPLDAAIETMRQTGLDMNEKYKETSLGGLAVNVVEC from the coding sequence GTGTTCCTTTCGGTTTTCGACCTGTTCAAGATCGGCATCGGCCCTTCGAGCTCGCACACGATGGGGCCGATGACGGCCGCGCGGCGGTTTCTCGACGAGGTCGCGGGCGACGACTGGCCGCGGCCCACCGGGGCCAAGGTTGCCCGCATCGGCGCCAGCCTGCATGGCTCGCTCGCCTATACCGGCATCGGCCATGGCAGCGACCGCGCCGTCATCCTCGGCCTTGCCGGCCAGACGCCGCAAACGGTCGATCCCGATCAGGCCGACGGCATCATCAGCCGCATCACCGCCGACAGGCTGATTTCACCGCCCGGTCACCCGTCCTACCAATTCGACCCGGCCACGGATCTGGTGCTCGACCGCAAGACGCCGCTCACCGGGCACGCCAACGGCATGGCGTTCCATGCCTACGATGCCGGCGGCCGTCTGCTGCTCAAGCGCATCTACTATTCGATCGGCGGCGGCTTCGTGGTCTCGGAGGAAGAGCTCCAGCGGATGAAGGCCAAGGGCTCGGTGACGACAGAAGGCAAGAAAGTGCCTTATCCCTTCAGGAATGCCGTCGAGATGCTGAAGATGGCGGGCAAGAGCGGCCTTTCCATCGCCGAGATGAAGCGCGTCAACGAGGAAACGCAGATGTCGCGCGACGAGCTCGACACCGGTCTCGACGCCATCTGGGGGGCGATGAAGAGCTGCATCGACCGTGGCCTGTCGCAGGACGGCATCATGCCGGGCGGGCTGAAGGTGCGGCGCCGTGCTAGGCAGCTGCACGACAAGCTGCAGGAACAGTGGCAACAGAACCGGCCAAACCCGTTGCTCGCAAATGACTGGCTGTCGATCTACGCGATGGCGGTCAACGAGGAGAACGCCGCCGGCGGGCGCGTCGTCACCGCGCCGACCAACGGGGCGGCCGGCACGCTGCCGGCGGTGCTGCGCTACTGGCTGCATTTCCACCCCGAGGCCGACCAGCCGAGCATCCGCGATTTTCTGCTGACGGCCGCTGCTGTCGGCGGCATCATCAAGACCAATGCGTCGATCTCGGGCGCCGAAGTCGGCTGCCAGGGCGAGGTGGGATCCGCCTCGGCCATGGCCGCGGCCGGCCTTTGCGCCGTCATGGGCGGCACGCCCGAACAGGTCGAGAATGCCGCCGAAATCGCGCTCGAACACCATCTCGGCATGACCTGCGATCCCGTAGGCGGGCTGGTGCAAGTGCCGTGCATCGAGCGCAACGCGCTCGGCGCCGTCAAGGCGGTGACCGCCGCATCGCTGGCGATCAAGGGCGACGGCGTCCACTTCGTGCCGCTCGACGCGGCGATCGAAACCATGCGCCAGACCGGCCTCGACATGAACGAGAAATACAAGGAAACCAGCCTCGGCGGCCTCGCCGTCAATGTCGTGGAGTGCTGA
- a CDS encoding type II toxin-antitoxin system HicA family toxin yields the protein MKRKHQATLLQIFARPVSGTIRWSEIEALFVALGAEVSEREGSRVGVFLFGEVRVFHRPHPTPDTDKGAVSSIRKWLESHGVRP from the coding sequence ATGAAGCGGAAGCATCAGGCAACGCTGCTACAGATTTTTGCGCGCCCCGTAAGCGGCACAATCCGATGGTCGGAAATTGAAGCCTTGTTTGTGGCCTTGGGCGCCGAGGTAAGCGAGCGCGAAGGATCACGCGTCGGTGTCTTCCTGTTCGGGGAGGTTCGTGTCTTTCATAGACCACATCCGACGCCGGACACGGATAAAGGTGCGGTGTCGAGCATCAGGAAATGGCTGGAAAGCCATGGAGTGAGACCATGA
- a CDS encoding DUF599 domain-containing protein, translating into MGDSFYLSMADFGALAFFLIAWLLHTLASDGKLVSRMSLTTAMNAQREAWMRTMAEREIRIVDTAIMSGLQQGTAFFASSSLIALGGCFALLGASDRVLEVLSNLPLGGAPSRPAFQIKVLGLVLILAFSFFKFGWAYRLFNYCSILIGAVPIPHGEASRNPVTETAVWRAAQMNMLAGKHFNSGLRGVFFSIGYLGWFVDPVVFVLSTLLLLAVLVRRQFFSAARRAVIGQPPGAGNG; encoded by the coding sequence ATGGGCGATTCCTTCTATCTTTCGATGGCTGATTTCGGGGCGCTGGCCTTCTTCCTGATCGCGTGGCTGCTGCATACGCTCGCCTCCGACGGCAAGCTGGTCAGCCGCATGTCGCTCACGACGGCGATGAATGCGCAGCGCGAAGCCTGGATGCGCACCATGGCCGAGCGCGAAATCCGCATCGTCGACACCGCCATCATGAGCGGCCTGCAACAAGGAACCGCCTTCTTTGCCTCGAGCTCGCTGATCGCGCTCGGCGGCTGCTTTGCACTGCTCGGCGCGTCCGACCGGGTGCTCGAAGTGCTGAGCAACCTGCCGCTCGGCGGAGCACCGTCGCGCCCGGCCTTTCAGATCAAGGTGCTGGGGCTGGTGCTGATCCTGGCCTTTTCCTTCTTCAAATTCGGCTGGGCCTACCGGCTGTTCAACTATTGCTCGATCCTGATCGGCGCGGTGCCGATCCCGCATGGCGAAGCCTCGAGAAATCCGGTCACGGAAACCGCCGTCTGGCGCGCGGCACAGATGAACATGCTGGCCGGCAAGCATTTCAACTCCGGCCTGCGCGGCGTGTTCTTTTCGATCGGCTATCTCGGCTGGTTCGTCGACCCCGTGGTGTTCGTGCTGTCGACGCTTCTGCTGCTGGCCGTGCTGGTGCGGCGCCAGTTCTTCTCGGCGGCGCGACGCGCCGTCATCGGTCAGCCGCCAGGCGCCGGAAACGGCTGA
- a CDS encoding YdcF family protein → MFYLLSKIFWFFIQPLNLTIFLVLAGLVAGMIGRRRLAVTGSVLAFLILALSTWTSLGAMMLNPLEQRFPRPPLPQKVDGIVALGGGFEGAINFARGGYELSSSGDRMVETAILARRFPQAKVVVSGGNGSFFIDGEGDADTASRLLVPLGVSADRLVLEDKSRNTYENAVFSRKLVEPKPGETWLLVTSAFHMPRAKALFDKAGFPTVPWPVDYHTSGKEGVGLFRDNAIDSVQNTTIALREWIGLFAYWLSGRIDQPFPAPGG, encoded by the coding sequence ATGTTCTACCTTCTTTCCAAGATATTCTGGTTCTTCATCCAGCCGCTCAACCTGACGATCTTCCTGGTCCTGGCCGGGCTGGTCGCCGGGATGATCGGCCGGCGGCGGCTGGCCGTCACCGGCAGTGTGCTGGCGTTCCTGATTCTGGCGCTTTCGACCTGGACGTCGCTTGGCGCGATGATGCTCAACCCGCTGGAACAGCGCTTTCCACGGCCGCCGCTGCCGCAAAAGGTCGACGGCATCGTCGCGCTCGGCGGCGGCTTCGAGGGCGCCATCAACTTTGCGCGTGGCGGCTATGAATTGAGCAGCAGCGGCGACCGCATGGTCGAGACCGCAATCCTCGCCCGGCGCTTCCCGCAGGCCAAGGTTGTTGTATCCGGCGGGAACGGATCGTTTTTCATCGACGGCGAGGGAGACGCCGATACCGCGTCCCGCCTGCTCGTTCCGCTGGGTGTATCGGCCGATCGCCTTGTCCTCGAGGACAAGTCCCGCAACACCTATGAAAATGCCGTCTTCAGCCGCAAACTTGTCGAGCCGAAGCCGGGCGAGACCTGGTTGCTGGTGACCTCCGCCTTCCACATGCCCCGCGCCAAGGCGCTGTTCGACAAGGCTGGTTTTCCGACCGTTCCATGGCCTGTGGACTATCACACCTCCGGCAAGGAGGGTGTCGGACTGTTTCGCGACAATGCGATCGATTCCGTGCAGAACACCACCATCGCGCTCCGCGAATGGATCGGGCTTTTCGCCTATTGGCTTTCCGGACGCATTGATCAGCCGTTTCCGGCGCCTGGCGGCTGA
- a CDS encoding amidase, with the protein MSDLTRLTISQARAKLRGKEITATEITEAYLSAIDRANPALNAYVAVTGDKARDMAKASDARLVKGEGGALEGIPLGIKDLFGTEGVHTQACSHVLDGFKPRYESTVTANLWADGAVMLGKLNMDEFAMGSSNETSYYGPVINPWRRSRIDTVVMPTTHQGDGGFVSAGGTKTQRSLDNAQLVPGGSSGGSATAVSAFLCAGATATDTGGSIRQPAAFTGTVGIKPTYGRCSRWGIVAFASSLDQAGPIARDVRDAAILLKSMASVDPKDTTSVDRPVPDYEAAIGKPIKGMKVGIPKEYRVDGMPAEIEALWQKGIAWLRDAGAEIVDISLPHTKYALPAYYIVAPAEASSNLARYDGVRYGLRVPGKDIVEMYEKTRAAGFGREVKRRIMIGTYVLSAGYYDAYYLQAQKVRNLIKRDFENVFAAGVDVILTPATPSAAFGIADEDMAADPVKMYLNDIFTVTVNMAGLPGIAVPAGLDPKGLPLGLQLIGRPFEEETLFQTAAIIEQAAGTFQPEKWW; encoded by the coding sequence ATGAGCGACCTGACCAGACTGACGATTTCGCAGGCCCGCGCCAAGCTGCGCGGCAAGGAGATCACCGCGACCGAGATCACCGAGGCTTATCTCTCGGCGATCGATCGCGCCAATCCGGCGCTCAATGCTTATGTCGCGGTGACTGGCGACAAGGCACGCGACATGGCCAAGGCGTCCGACGCCAGGCTGGTCAAGGGCGAGGGCGGTGCGCTGGAAGGTATTCCGCTGGGGATCAAGGACCTGTTCGGCACCGAAGGCGTCCATACCCAGGCCTGCAGCCACGTGCTCGACGGCTTCAAGCCACGCTACGAATCGACCGTCACCGCCAATTTGTGGGCGGATGGCGCCGTCATGCTGGGCAAGCTCAACATGGATGAGTTCGCCATGGGCTCCTCCAACGAGACGTCCTATTACGGCCCGGTCATCAACCCGTGGCGCCGTTCGCGTATCGACACGGTGGTGATGCCGACGACGCATCAGGGCGACGGCGGCTTCGTGTCGGCCGGCGGCACGAAAACCCAGCGCAGCCTGGACAATGCGCAATTGGTGCCGGGCGGTTCTTCCGGCGGCTCGGCAACTGCCGTTTCGGCCTTCTTGTGCGCCGGCGCGACAGCCACCGACACCGGCGGCTCGATCCGCCAGCCGGCCGCTTTCACCGGCACGGTCGGCATCAAGCCGACCTATGGCCGTTGCTCGCGCTGGGGCATCGTCGCCTTCGCCTCGTCGCTCGACCAGGCCGGCCCGATTGCGCGCGACGTGCGCGACGCCGCGATCCTTCTGAAGTCGATGGCCTCGGTCGATCCGAAGGACACCACTTCCGTCGACCGGCCGGTGCCGGACTATGAGGCGGCGATCGGCAAGCCGATCAAGGGCATGAAGGTCGGCATTCCCAAGGAATACCGCGTCGACGGCATGCCGGCGGAGATCGAGGCGCTGTGGCAGAAGGGCATTGCCTGGCTCAGGGATGCCGGTGCTGAGATCGTCGACATTTCCCTGCCGCATACGAAGTACGCGCTGCCGGCCTACTACATCGTGGCGCCCGCCGAGGCTTCGTCCAACCTGGCGCGCTATGACGGCGTCCGCTACGGCCTGCGCGTGCCGGGCAAGGACATCGTCGAGATGTATGAGAAGACCCGCGCCGCCGGTTTCGGCCGCGAGGTCAAGCGCCGCATCATGATCGGCACCTATGTGCTGTCGGCTGGCTATTACGACGCCTATTATCTGCAGGCGCAGAAGGTGCGCAATCTGATCAAGCGCGACTTCGAGAATGTCTTTGCCGCCGGCGTCGACGTCATCCTGACCCCGGCCACGCCGTCCGCCGCCTTCGGCATCGCCGACGAGGACATGGCCGCCGATCCGGTGAAGATGTACCTCAACGACATTTTCACGGTCACCGTGAACATGGCCGGCCTGCCGGGCATCGCCGTGCCCGCCGGGCTCGACCCCAAGGGTCTGCCGCTCGGCCTGCAACTCATCGGCCGGCCGTTCGAGGAAGAAACGCTGTTCCAGACCGCCGCCATCATCGAGCAGGCGGCCGGCACATTTCAGCCTGAGAAGTGGTGGTAA
- a CDS encoding phasin family protein, protein MTQTYEDFSKYGKEFADTGLKSFASLSKGAQAIATEAGEYTKKSFEAGSAAVEKLLSAKSLDKAIEIQSDYAKQSYEAFVAEATKIGDLYAELAKEAYKPFESIVAKAK, encoded by the coding sequence ATGACCCAGACCTATGAGGACTTCAGCAAATACGGCAAGGAATTCGCAGACACCGGCTTGAAGAGCTTCGCTTCGCTCTCCAAGGGCGCTCAGGCGATCGCCACCGAGGCCGGTGAATACACCAAGAAGAGCTTCGAGGCGGGCAGCGCGGCTGTCGAGAAGCTGCTTTCGGCCAAGTCGCTGGACAAGGCCATCGAGATCCAGTCCGACTACGCCAAGCAGTCCTACGAGGCGTTCGTCGCCGAGGCCACCAAGATCGGCGACCTCTATGCCGAACTCGCCAAGGAAGCCTACAAGCCGTTCGAATCGATCGTTGCCAAGGCGAAGTAA
- a CDS encoding type II toxin-antitoxin system HicB family antitoxin: protein MKNIIEIDGHKALVSFDPEIEMLRGEFLGLAGGADFYAKDVEQLHVEGAKSLAVFLAMCREKNIEPFREFSGRFNLRLEPSVHEAAATAAAAENKSLNEWVAEAIKTAAQAS, encoded by the coding sequence ATGAAGAATATCATCGAGATCGACGGTCACAAGGCGCTGGTGTCTTTCGATCCGGAGATCGAAATGCTGAGGGGCGAATTTCTGGGGTTGGCCGGGGGCGCAGATTTCTACGCGAAGGACGTTGAGCAACTCCATGTGGAGGGTGCGAAATCCCTCGCGGTTTTCCTTGCCATGTGCCGGGAGAAGAACATCGAGCCTTTCCGTGAATTCTCCGGTCGCTTCAATCTGCGGCTTGAACCGAGTGTGCATGAAGCGGCTGCGACAGCGGCGGCGGCTGAGAACAAGAGCCTCAACGAGTGGGTTGCGGAAGCCATCAAAACGGCTGCGCAGGCCTCGTAA
- the gatC gene encoding Asp-tRNA(Asn)/Glu-tRNA(Gln) amidotransferase subunit GatC, whose protein sequence is MSVDLQTVKRVARLARIAVSAEDAERMTGELNAILGFVEQLNEVDVSGVEPMTSVAPMEMKKRRDVVTDGNKAADIVANAPATEENFFLVPKVVE, encoded by the coding sequence GCGTCGCGCGTCTCGCCCGCATTGCGGTGAGCGCGGAAGATGCTGAACGCATGACCGGCGAACTGAACGCCATACTGGGCTTCGTCGAGCAATTGAACGAGGTCGATGTCTCCGGCGTCGAGCCGATGACCTCGGTGGCGCCGATGGAGATGAAGAAGCGCAGGGATGTCGTCACCGACGGCAACAAGGCGGCCGACATCGTCGCCAATGCGCCAGCGACCGAAGAGAATTTCTTCCTCGTGCCGAAGGTCGTGGAGTAG
- a CDS encoding D-alanyl-D-alanine carboxypeptidase: protein MRQALLGIVSKSTSPLKAIMVLALAMTFVCADAAASLAARQAAIVVDAKTGKVLYSADANGRRYPASLTKMMTLYLTFEAMAKGRISRNTPVVFSAKASGEAPTKLGVKPGGSVTVETAILSIVTKSANDSATALGEMLGGDESTFARMMTAKARALGMNGTVFRNANGLPDPGQFTTARDMATLGIALREHFPQYYGYFSQRSFLYGRQRINGHNRLLGRIKGVDGIKTGYTRASGFNLVSSVSDGNRRLVAVVMGGTSGGSRDNQMASLINTYMPRASTRGGGDLVAKADDSNPVKALAKVLLPKHDAPTPDDKPVAMASADDTSVAEDATVAQGDDEESAEAETPKLVVPAKKVKTVIVAAPKVTTAQVVAAYAEPAPAAAPTPAVDPVKTASVPSGWAIQVASSPKQSEAQAVLDKTTKQAPKVLADAAGFTVAFDKDGVTYYRARFGGFGSKDAAWKACTALKKKKIECYAVQQ from the coding sequence GTGCGTCAGGCGTTGTTGGGCATCGTTTCCAAATCCACCTCCCCCCTCAAAGCGATCATGGTCCTCGCCCTGGCGATGACGTTCGTTTGCGCCGACGCTGCCGCCTCGCTGGCGGCGCGGCAGGCGGCCATCGTCGTCGACGCCAAGACGGGCAAGGTGCTGTATTCCGCGGATGCCAATGGCAGGCGCTATCCGGCGTCGCTGACCAAGATGATGACGCTTTACCTGACCTTCGAAGCGATGGCGAAGGGCAGGATCAGCCGGAACACGCCTGTCGTGTTTTCCGCCAAGGCCTCCGGCGAGGCGCCGACGAAACTCGGCGTGAAGCCAGGCGGCTCGGTCACCGTCGAAACCGCCATCCTGTCGATCGTCACCAAGTCCGCGAACGACTCGGCCACTGCGCTCGGCGAGATGCTTGGCGGCGATGAAAGCACCTTTGCCCGCATGATGACCGCCAAGGCGCGGGCTCTCGGCATGAACGGCACCGTCTTCCGCAACGCCAACGGCCTGCCCGATCCCGGCCAGTTCACCACCGCGCGCGACATGGCCACGCTCGGCATCGCGCTCAGGGAGCATTTCCCGCAGTATTACGGCTATTTCTCGCAGCGCTCGTTTCTCTATGGCCGCCAGCGCATCAATGGCCACAACCGTCTGCTCGGGCGCATCAAGGGCGTCGACGGCATCAAGACCGGCTACACCCGCGCCTCCGGCTTCAATCTCGTTTCGTCGGTTTCCGACGGCAACCGCCGCCTTGTCGCCGTTGTCATGGGCGGCACCTCCGGCGGCAGCCGCGACAACCAGATGGCGTCGCTGATAAACACTTACATGCCGAGGGCCTCGACCCGCGGCGGCGGCGACCTGGTCGCCAAGGCCGACGACAGCAACCCGGTCAAGGCGCTTGCCAAGGTTCTGCTGCCCAAGCACGACGCGCCGACCCCGGACGACAAGCCGGTCGCGATGGCCAGCGCCGACGACACATCCGTTGCCGAAGACGCGACCGTTGCGCAGGGTGATGACGAAGAGAGCGCCGAAGCCGAAACACCCAAACTGGTTGTTCCGGCAAAGAAGGTGAAGACGGTCATCGTCGCCGCGCCCAAGGTCACCACCGCACAGGTCGTGGCCGCCTATGCCGAGCCGGCGCCAGCTGCCGCGCCGACGCCGGCCGTCGATCCGGTCAAAACCGCTTCGGTGCCGTCGGGCTGGGCTATCCAGGTCGCCTCGTCGCCAAAACAGTCGGAAGCCCAGGCTGTCCTCGACAAGACCACCAAGCAGGCACCGAAGGTGCTGGCGGATGCCGCCGGCTTCACCGTCGCCTTCGACAAGGACGGCGTCACCTACTACCGCGCCCGTTTCGGCGGCTTTGGTTCGAAGGACGCCGCCTGGAAGGCTTGCACGGCTTTGAAGAAGAAGAAAATCGAGTGCTACGCCGTCCAGCAATAG
- a CDS encoding DnaJ domain-containing protein, giving the protein MLGAIIGLVALLLVLLGVASAFLRADPARLASGMRTLGPILLALVGAAVLLVGRSGIGGVMLFVAIGWYAATRANRPDVKPAPGKRSTVRTAALEMELDHNTGGLEGLVLAGRHDGKMLGAMGLAELQHLYRELSADAESRQLLETYLDGRFPVWRKNTETNGGEGLGVAPGPGAMTKEEAYKVLGLEAGAAAADVRKAHRRLMQRLHPDIGGTSFLAARINEAKDVLLSNHN; this is encoded by the coding sequence ATGTTAGGCGCAATTATCGGTCTGGTCGCATTGCTGCTTGTGCTGCTCGGCGTGGCCTCGGCCTTCCTGCGCGCCGATCCGGCGCGGCTGGCGAGCGGCATGAGAACACTGGGACCGATCCTGCTGGCGCTGGTGGGCGCCGCAGTGCTTCTGGTCGGCCGAAGCGGAATCGGCGGCGTCATGCTGTTCGTGGCGATCGGCTGGTATGCCGCCACGCGCGCCAACCGGCCCGATGTGAAGCCGGCGCCGGGAAAACGCTCGACGGTGCGGACGGCAGCGCTCGAAATGGAGCTGGATCACAATACCGGCGGCCTCGAAGGGCTGGTCCTGGCCGGCCGCCATGATGGCAAGATGCTCGGCGCGATGGGCCTTGCGGAGCTGCAGCATCTCTACCGCGAACTCTCCGCCGACGCGGAGAGCCGCCAGTTGCTAGAGACGTATCTTGACGGCAGATTTCCCGTCTGGCGCAAAAACACTGAGACGAACGGTGGCGAAGGGCTGGGTGTTGCGCCAGGTCCGGGCGCCATGACTAAGGAGGAGGCCTACAAGGTCCTTGGTCTTGAAGCGGGGGCCGCCGCGGCGGATGTCCGCAAGGCGCACCGCCGCCTGATGCAGCGCCTGCACCCCGATATCGGCGGCACGTCTTTCCTGGCGGCGCGAATCAACGAAGCCAAGGACGTCTTGCTCTCCAATCACAACTAA
- a CDS encoding DUF1489 family protein encodes MALNLLKLCVGCDSVEDLEEWIEFRLDERRRAGEPTEHWHTTRMVPTRGAEITDGGSLYWVIKGSVQCRQLITEIRPFTDDEGIGRCHLVLDPQVVRTDWQPRRAFQGWRYLKPSDAPADIGKGKAGLVEMPPKLRRELADLGLL; translated from the coding sequence ATGGCTCTCAATCTCCTAAAACTGTGCGTCGGCTGCGACAGCGTCGAGGATCTCGAGGAATGGATCGAGTTCCGTCTCGACGAACGGCGCCGGGCCGGCGAGCCGACCGAACACTGGCACACCACGCGCATGGTGCCGACGCGCGGCGCCGAGATCACCGATGGCGGTTCGCTCTATTGGGTGATCAAGGGCAGCGTACAATGCCGCCAGTTGATCACCGAGATCCGGCCCTTCACCGACGATGAGGGCATTGGCCGCTGTCATTTGGTGCTCGACCCGCAAGTCGTGCGGACCGACTGGCAGCCGCGCCGGGCTTTCCAGGGCTGGCGCTATCTAAAGCCGTCCGATGCGCCGGCCGATATCGGCAAGGGCAAGGCCGGGCTGGTCGAGATGCCGCCGAAACTGCGGCGCGAGCTTGCCGATCTCGGCTTGCTGTAG
- a CDS encoding GNAT family N-acetyltransferase, translating into MAIEIAIETPLQDDVRGLVAELNETLLELTPPEHCYHLTVEQMAGQDTTVFIARDNGMAIGCGALKRHGDAIGEVKRMYTRPSHRGQKIGARIVERVEALARQEGLKRLVLETGDRHPAAWTVYERAGFSRCGPVLDYPDSKWSVFYEKSL; encoded by the coding sequence ATGGCAATCGAGATCGCCATCGAGACTCCGTTGCAGGATGATGTACGCGGCCTGGTCGCGGAGCTCAACGAGACCTTACTCGAATTGACGCCGCCGGAGCACTGCTATCATCTGACTGTCGAGCAGATGGCCGGCCAGGACACGACCGTTTTCATCGCCCGCGACAACGGCATGGCCATCGGTTGTGGCGCGCTGAAGCGCCATGGCGACGCTATCGGCGAGGTCAAGCGCATGTATACGCGGCCTTCGCATCGCGGCCAGAAAATCGGCGCGAGGATTGTGGAGCGCGTCGAGGCGCTGGCGAGGCAGGAAGGGCTGAAGCGGCTGGTGCTGGAGACGGGCGACCGCCATCCCGCCGCCTGGACCGTCTACGAACGTGCCGGGTTTTCGCGCTGTGGCCCGGTGCTGGATTATCCCGATTCCAAGTGGTCGGTGTTTTACGAAAAGAGCCTTTGA
- the clpS gene encoding ATP-dependent Clp protease adapter ClpS, which translates to MQNGGGDGNEAGRGTAVITRTKTKTKKPSLYRVLILNDDYTPMEFVVHVLERFFQKDREAATRIMLHVHNHGVGECGVYTFEVAETKVSQVMDFARQNQHPLQCVMEKK; encoded by the coding sequence ATGCAAAACGGCGGCGGCGACGGCAATGAGGCCGGCCGCGGGACGGCCGTCATCACGCGCACCAAAACCAAGACCAAGAAGCCCAGCCTTTACCGGGTCCTCATCCTCAACGACGACTACACTCCCATGGAGTTCGTGGTTCACGTGCTGGAGCGTTTTTTCCAGAAGGACCGCGAAGCCGCCACACGCATCATGCTTCATGTTCACAATCATGGAGTGGGCGAGTGCGGGGTCTATACATTCGAGGTGGCCGAGACCAAAGTGTCTCAGGTCATGGATTTCGCCCGACAGAATCAGCATCCGCTGCAATGCGTGATGGAGAAGAAGTGA